The proteins below come from a single Nostoc sp. KVJ3 genomic window:
- the mrdA gene encoding penicillin-binding protein 2: MSLFPSIGSKKDTRTVGRGSQSIFLILFTLLMTTGIEARLAYLQIVEGPKFRERAEANRIRMISKQPERGNIFDRNGKLLASTRYPSSVYLWPMAHTKPSWSVVGPRLAQILNIPQEEMEKKLDQAGANSSSLIRVARDLNEAEITALKEYKNELPEVEINTDSVRYYPHGKELAHVLGYTRELTADQLKDKKQQGYRLGDVIGQMGVEKAYEKVLRGEWGGQQVEVDGAGRPIRVLGEKQAKAGNDLHLTIDLDVQKAAEKALGNQKGAIVALDPNNGAVLALVSYPTFDPNIFSKQKLSQKDWESLQGKDHPLVNRALSAFPPASTFKIVTTTAGLESGEFSPDSILQTFGSLTVGGVTFGEWNHAGFGPLGFPRALAMSSDTFFYQVGRKVGGPTLIQWSRKYGFGQRTGIEFPNEESIGLVPDEIWKQKVLRTPWTVGDTINMSIGQGALQVTPLQSAIMFSVPANGGYRIQPHLLKDNEEAKSWRESLDMKPETIKVLRDGLRRVVSEGTGKHLNVPTIAPASGKSGTAEAGVGRPNHTWFGAYAPSNKPEIVVVAFGENSGEHGGTVCGPMVLQVLEAYFQHKYPGKYQKPQSEGSEAKNPNSGHGTGD, from the coding sequence ATGTCTTTATTCCCATCAATCGGCAGCAAAAAAGATACACGTACAGTTGGACGTGGTTCCCAATCAATATTTTTAATCTTATTTACCCTATTAATGACCACTGGGATTGAGGCTCGTTTGGCATATTTGCAAATTGTTGAAGGGCCAAAATTCCGGGAACGAGCCGAAGCGAACCGAATTCGGATGATTTCTAAACAACCAGAACGGGGTAATATTTTTGACCGCAACGGCAAACTTTTAGCCAGTACTCGTTATCCTAGTTCTGTATATTTGTGGCCAATGGCACATACTAAGCCTTCTTGGTCTGTAGTCGGCCCGCGGCTAGCGCAAATTCTCAACATCCCGCAAGAGGAGATGGAAAAGAAATTAGACCAAGCAGGTGCTAATTCTTCTTCACTTATCCGGGTTGCTCGCGATCTCAATGAAGCAGAAATCACAGCATTAAAGGAATATAAAAATGAACTACCAGAGGTAGAAATTAATACGGATTCTGTACGTTATTACCCTCATGGGAAGGAATTAGCCCATGTATTAGGTTATACGCGAGAATTGACCGCTGACCAGTTAAAGGACAAAAAGCAGCAAGGCTATCGACTGGGAGATGTCATTGGTCAGATGGGGGTGGAAAAGGCTTATGAGAAAGTGCTACGAGGCGAATGGGGCGGTCAGCAAGTGGAAGTAGATGGTGCAGGTAGACCAATCCGAGTTTTGGGCGAAAAACAGGCAAAAGCTGGTAACGATTTGCACCTGACCATAGATTTGGATGTGCAAAAGGCAGCAGAAAAGGCTTTAGGAAATCAAAAAGGTGCGATCGTCGCACTCGATCCGAATAATGGTGCTGTTTTAGCGCTAGTATCTTACCCCACATTTGACCCGAACATCTTCTCCAAACAAAAACTCTCCCAGAAAGATTGGGAAAGCTTGCAAGGTAAAGATCATCCCTTAGTTAATCGGGCTTTGAGTGCCTTTCCCCCCGCCAGTACCTTCAAAATTGTCACCACGACAGCCGGACTCGAATCAGGTGAATTTTCTCCTGACTCAATATTACAGACCTTTGGTTCTCTTACCGTTGGTGGGGTGACTTTTGGTGAGTGGAATCACGCCGGATTCGGGCCATTGGGATTTCCGCGAGCGCTGGCGATGAGTAGTGATACTTTCTTCTATCAAGTTGGCAGAAAAGTTGGTGGCCCAACCTTAATCCAATGGAGTCGCAAATACGGGTTTGGTCAAAGAACTGGTATTGAATTTCCTAACGAAGAATCAATAGGCTTAGTTCCAGATGAAATATGGAAGCAGAAAGTTTTGAGGACACCTTGGACTGTAGGTGATACCATTAATATGTCAATTGGTCAAGGTGCTTTACAAGTCACACCTCTACAATCGGCGATTATGTTTTCCGTCCCTGCTAATGGTGGCTATCGAATTCAGCCGCATTTGCTTAAAGACAACGAAGAAGCAAAAAGTTGGCGAGAATCCTTAGATATGAAACCAGAAACTATCAAAGTTCTCCGCGATGGACTGCGGAGAGTGGTAAGCGAGGGAACGGGGAAGCACTTGAACGTGCCTACAATTGCTCCCGCCTCTGGAAAAAGTGGCACTGCTGAAGCTGGTGTTGGTCGCCCCAATCATACTTGGTTTGGTGCTTATGCCCCTAGTAATAAGCCGGAAATTGTGGTTGTAGCCTTTGGTGAAAACTCCGGCGAACATGGCGGTACTGTTTGTGGCCCGATGGTTTTACAAGTGTTAGAAGCTTATTTTCAGCACAAGTATCCAGGTAAGTATCAAAAACCTCAGTCTGAAGGA